ATGTTTCTGAGACATCCTGCCTTCAGGAAGCAGTCAGCACTGACAAAGATGGTTTATAGCAGAAGATGCATCACTCTGCAGAAGCTTTAAGAAGTCTGATGTTTagttagagcagtgttactcaatcaAAGAgccaagtttttaaaaaaatacatttgcaagagaagtggcaattaaaaaagTTAACGGTGgttaaagtggtcaaaaagcagcagacaCTGGGAGAAATTGggcccaaagtggcaaaataggcaggaggtgaccaaaaaaataagttaaaggtggcattaattgtcaaaaagtggcaaagatcgGAAGAAAAGGTGGCTtgaatgggcaagaagtggtaaaaataagcaaaaaggggcaaacactgggggaaaagtggcaaaaaatgagtgaaaagtgaataaaatgggcaaaatttttaaaaagggtggaaaaacaggatttaagtggtatttaactgcaaaaggcagcttaaatgggtgaggagtggcaaaattaggaaaaaaggggaaacgATTGCagaaagcaggataaaagtatCCAAAacgggtgaaaagtgacaaaaaatagtggcaaaaaataggcttAAAATGGgcaacactgggagaaaagtggcaaaaatgtggagaaaaagtggcaaaactgtgccaaaaaatcagtaaaaaatgattaaaatgggcaaaaataaagaaatgggggaaaaacaggaaataagtgtcatttaactgcaaaaggcagcttaaatgggcaagaagtggtaaaaataggcacgaaggggcaaacactggaagaaaagtggcaaaaattggcaaaaatgtggagaaaaactggcaaaaatgggtgagaagtgggaaaaaatgagtcCAAAATTCGGCAAGACTgcaaaaacatgagtgaaaagtgactaaaatgagcaaaaatcagcaaaaaggtgggaaaacgggcaaaaaacataaaacagtggcaaaatgggaaattggtggcatttaattgcaaatgagggcttaaatgggtgaaaagtggcaaaaagcaggatgaaagagtcaaatagaagtggcaaaaatgggaataatgtttcaaatttagacataaaagagccacaaatcatcacaaaagagccacaggctgagTATCACTGAGTTAGAGAGATGATTCAGCTTAAATGATTTAATCTGAAGGTCAGTCTGCAGccaagtgttgttttttataatttcagCCTAGAAGGAATGAAATAAAGGAGGAATCAGTGAAGATCAGGGACTTTATGTTGGACGTACTTCAGGAATATACACGTTTATTCCTAACAACCTTTGGTACTGTCGACTATAAAAACTGACCAGATATGACGGTGCTAATATTCTCTCTTTTCAATATTAGCCTCTTAGAGCGTCGTGGCTGTGAATACTGAGTTAGTATTGACCGTTATCAGCTGCTGATTCACTCTTAAATGTGTATTCTCTGTCTGTCAGACGTTTGGGAAGGTGGCCATGCAGGATCACACTCAGATCAACAGGAACAACAACTTCCAGACTTTTCCCCAGGccgtcctcctcctcttcaggtCAGATCTTCAGTTTTtatcctcttcatcttctcttAAGGATGGTGCATTTGtttcttgtatttatttttgatccatagctttttaaatttttattttaatattattatattatgcTGTGGAGACAGCTCATGTTTGCAGTGCTTAAATTCCAAGCCAGATTTTTCCAAAGGATCGATAGTGTATTAGTATCCTACATCACATTGAATGGTATAATACTGAAGAGTATTATTTGCCATTGTATTATATAATATTGTATAGCAGGGCTCATCTCCTACATTTGCACAAGGCCTGGAGTTTCCTTGATGGATGCTTACgaggctggactttcaaataaatgtaACTGAAgacacattttggtctagttaacatttaaatattttattttatttcaaatgtatgcCATTTTAGCCTCTATAAGTAAGATCAGTTTCTATACcatagccagccacaagggggcgattgagaaaTTTTAGCTGAGTATCTTCAGGGCTGCTCTCTTctccatcactgagtttgatgctaatatgatGTGCCATGAGAAGAAAAAGTCTATTTAGTTTTAATTCTCAGGCAGCAAAATGCTGAAGGTTAAAAGaaacttacagtttaaatcAAGAATGAACTCAAAAtatgtttatcatgcatcatgttTGCTAACAGTGGGTGAAAGGTGGATTTCTGacaaatgaaacaaacttttaaCCAGTCCAGatcattttttatcaatttaaattgttttgagttttttagaTAGCTGTAGGGAATTTACCTTACAGcgacctatttttttttttttttccgtgtttctgtatttaatgATTTTCTGGGgccctgatatggcccccgggcctccagttgatgatcactgtcatcatagcatttttttcttgtatagTCCCATTTGTTATGATTTGCCTCATATATCATATTATCATatccccttaaagcctgttaaCCAATAGccagaaaaaaatctcatttttttgtaactgaaatattttttcaacctTCTgcccaaatccaaaaaagaaaatttgccataaattatatatatatatatatatatatatatatattttttttttatcacatttgatacattaacctcctgagacctttGTTTAGAAGCAATTTTTATTTACTCTCATTTATTTGGGATAAATACGGTCAGATCAGTTAAAAAATCAGTCTcgggagcgcagatggttgagtggtttaaggcgctacccatgtatgcgggcggcccaggcggcctgtggcccttcaccgcatgtctctcccagcTCTTTTCCCTatttccaaatctatccactgtccttcctctgtcaaataaaggcatgaaaaagccaaaaaataaatcttaaaaaaaaaaaaattagtctCGTGTTtaaacaggaatttcttggaaatgttCCTTtctaaaaaccccaaaaattccatcaattaaaaaatgtctttgaaaatTCTCAAACAAATTTTTGAATTACCCAATTAGATAGTactcaaatctttcagtgaaaattcctcataaatcctgaaaattcaaattaaaaatttccccaaaaaatccatgcaaattcctgaaaatttcaagcaaattccccaaatattaAAGTATATTCCCCCTTCAGTTTCTTGGAAAATTCTAGACATTTTCAAGAAACTTTCTTCAAAATTCACTGAAAATTATGGAAATAACCCAACCCCCCTAaagttttctaagaaaaatgcTGAACAATTCAACAGCCAATCCTGAAGCCCAAATGCTCAATCCAACTGCCCAAAAAATTGGTAATAACTTCCCcatattcccatgaaaatgcattaaaaattaaaataaatttaaggcCATGAAACCATCCAAAACAAGCCTATCCTCTTAATTTACATAGAAATACTTCCAATaacttccaagcaaattccctaaaatatccatATAGCAAATTATCCCAGCATTTCAAGCATATACTTTAAACTTGAATGAACATTTTGAACAATTATGACATCAATTCTAATACCAAAATGATTGCTATAATGTAggaaagtcaaaatgtaatgtcctcatacgTGTATGCAGGCTCTTAGGAGGTTAAGGTGTTTTTGTCAACCGATAATCCACTGTAAGGctattttataaaataaatgcctgtattaaaaagacttttgagtaatttattgatcattttgattagataCAGAATGATCCTGTGTGCAATATCCCCTAAATGCCATATTGCACACAGGATCATTTTGGACTTAACATTTAATCATACTATTATGGTGCATGTCATTGCATCATATAGTTAAATATCAtatgttttctatttatttagcAGCTTATTATATTTTATCGtattattctgtattttttttttcatttttgtatccTATAGTATCCATGACCTGCTTGTGCACCATGTGCACTAAATCCAATaatgtcatatcatattgtaagCTAACCTGTGGTTGTGATGTAACCTAATGTTTGCGTGTTCTTGATTACTTCATGGTTCATCAGGTGTGCCACAGGTGAGGCGTGGCAGGAGATCATGTTGGCGAGCCTCCCCGGTAAACGCTGCGACCCCGAGTCAGACTACGAACCGGGAGAGGAGTTCAGCTGTGGGAGCAACTTCGCCATCGTTTACTTCATCAGCTTCTTCATGCTGTGTGCTTTCCTGGTCAGAACTACAACACATTCACAAATCTACTGTAGAACTATCAATCACATTCACAAATCTACTGTAGAACTATCAATCACATTCACAAATCTACTGTAGAACTATCAATCACAGTCACATATCTACTGTAGAACTATCAATCACATTCACAAATCTACTGTAGAACTATCAATCACAGTCACATATCTACTGTAGAACTATCAATCACATTCACATATCTACTGTAGAACTATCAATCACATTCACAAATCTACTGTAGAACTATCAATCACATTCACAAATCTACTGTAGAACTATCAATCACATTCACAAATCTACTGTAGAACTATCAATCACAGTCACATATCTACTGTAGAACTATCAATCACAGTCACATATCTACTGTAGAACTATCAATCACAGTCACATATCTACTGTAGAACTATCAATCACATTCACAAATCTACTGTAGAACTATCAATCACATTCACATATCTACTGTAGAACTATCAATCACATTCACATATCTACTGTAGAACTATCAATCACATTCACATATCTACTGTAGAACTATCAATCACATTCACATATCTACTGTAGAACTATCAATCACATTCACATATCTACTGTAGAACTATCAATCACATTCACATATCTACTGTAGAACTATCAATCACAGTCACATATCTACTGTAGAACTATCAATCACATTCACATATCTACTGTAGAACTATCAATCACATTCACATATCTACTGTAGAACTATCAATCACAGTCACATATCTACTGTAGAACTATCAATCACATTCACATATCTACTGTAGAACTATCAATCACAGTCACATATCTACTGTAGAACTATCAATCACAGTCACATATCTACTGTAGAACTATCAATCACAGTCACATATCTACTGTAGAACTATCAATCACATTCACGTATCTACTATAGATCTATCAATCACATTCACATATCTACTGTAGAACTATCAATCTACTGTAGAACTATCAATCACATTCACGTATCTACTATAGATCTATCAATCACATTCACATATCTACTGTAGAACTATCAATCACAGTCACATATCTACTGTAGAACTATCAATCACAGTCACATATCTACTGTAGAACTATCAATCACAGTCACATATCTACTGTAGAACTATCAATCACATTCACATATCTACTGTAGAACTATCAATCACAGTCACATATCTACTGTAGAACTATCAATCACATTCACGTATCTACTATAGATCTATCAATCACATTCACATATCTACTGTAGAACTATCAATCACAGTCACGTATCTACTATAGATCTATCAATCACATTCACATATAACACATTCACTTATATTCACTGTAAGGAGACGCGCTGAATCTCTGCTGGCGTGTTTTCAGATCATTAACCTCTTCGTCGCCGTCATCATGGACAACTTTGACTATCTGACGCGTGATTGGTCGATTCTGGGGCCTCATCATCTGGATGAGTTTAAGAGGATCTGGTCGGAATACGACCCGGAGGCCAAGTAAGTTTGATCACATTTAACACCAGTATgtgcttagcttagcttagcacaaTGACTGGGAGTGGAGGGAAACTGTTAGCCTTGCAGCCTGGTttcattttacatgttttaaaagcatgtaGATGATAATTTTACCACAGACAGGGACTTGAATGTTTCCTCCATCATGGACATAAGGTCTTAGCTGATACTaatctttattttctgtgaGATTAatggttttttttgtgtttttaggggTCGTATTAAACACCTGGACGTGGTGGCTCTGCTCAGGAGGATTCAGCCTCCTTTAGGGTTTGGGAAACTCTGTCCTCACAGAGTGGCCTGCAAGgtaaaaatctctttaatgtagGTTATACAGCCACAAAGAATAGAATAGTTTTACTTTTGTTATCTTCCCTTTAGGAGTCCCACAGAGCCCTGATCTGGGtcctctgatgtttttaatgatgtgtTTTGTCTTAATATGTGAACTCTCTTGACCTCTGAACTCATCACTTCCTGTAGTTTAAGCCACACCCACAGTTTTGATGACTCTGCAGAGTAACAgtatctctcctcctcctcctcttcagcgCCTGGTGGCAATGAACATGCCTCTGAACGCTGATGGGATGGTGACCTTTAACGCCACGCTCTTCGCTCTGGTCCGCACCGCTCTCAAGATCAAGACTGAAggtttgtgattggctgacacAAGCATGGTTACAAAATCAGAACTAGTTCCCAAAAGTCTGGGATGGTCTGCATCCTGTCAGTACGTCCCTGGTAAGAATATAAGTATGTAtgtattttgctctttttaatcaatattcactactttttttgcaaatttttatcCTTTTCTGTCCAGGTCTTGACACCTtttcttgcaacttttaaccctttatagcCTTTACAGCCTAATTTTGTGACTTGTAATAAATATTGTTTCTCCATTTTTAGCACCTTCTTGACACTGTAAAACTATTTTCTCACAAACTGCCACCGTAAACCCCCTTATGGGactttttactaattttaacCCAATTCTGCAATTTTTAACCTTCTATTGCTACATACAGTATGTTGtcctttttaatcaattttcaccactttttccaacttttaacccatttctgtccaGTTCTTCACACACTCGCCCTACTCTCTGCTTCCTGGTTCCCTCCCCTTTAGAGGATGAGCGTAACCAACATGTGGTGAACTGACAGCCTCGTCTCAGTGACGGGAGTTTCAGCTCTGTTTgctgatctggatcatttggacTGACTCAGCTTTAGAACGGCTCTTCAAACCATGTCAGCTTTATTTAACCAACCAGTGAAGCAGTTTCTGACCAATCACAACTTCTTGTTTTACACCCAGATggcctttgtgtttttgtcacgtTTATGCATTGCTAAACagtgagaaaaacacagaggctttctgggtagaTATTTGATAGTGCTTACATTTGAGCCAACactgttttgtggcccatttatACTTGTGACTCCCTAAACTCTagagagaaactgtacccatgtGTTAGGCTGTAAAGAGGAGCAACAAACATCAGACATATCAGACATTTTCATTCTGATTCtcttatttgcttttaaatccataacaagttcatttttctgtgctTAGGTTTCATAAAAGTAGTTCTGCATCCAAAGACAGTACCAAGGTCcaacagaacacaaacacaGTTTCAGATGCAGAacagtgacatttaaaatgcaacaaCAGGATTGAATCAAATCATAATAATTCTACAGCTCTGCTATAGATCATTCAGTGCAAAGATTCTACATATTGTagcattaaagtcaaaatctaTCACCCAGGCTGGGACACTCCTAAGTTTAGTTAACTAGCCTTTTTGATTTGATGGGATTATGCAATCAAAGTCCTTTTTCATTCCTATACAGCACCCTGCACTGAAGCACAGCTCCACCCAAAGCTGATGCTAATCATCCACCAATcagaaaagagtcaaaaagaGAGGACAAGTGGAAGCAAAGCATTATTGTTATGGAAATTAAAGGGATAAAATATGCAACCCCTGTTTAAAATCATCATTCTGTTCATCTTTGCTTTGATTTTCTATTTGAGTTTACACAACTCAGCTTTGACTCCGTAAGACCCAAACCAAAGTCCAGCATGTAGAGGCTGAGTGAAcgtggtctggactctgtggaggAGAGTCATAGTCTCAGAGACGCTGTAGAAGGACAGAATACCTGCTCTGTGATCCACGTACACACCCAGTCTGTTAGACCAAGGACCTGAGACTGGAGTACGGACTTTGTTATGCTCGAATGTATAACTGTTGTCATAGCAATCTAACCTCCAGGATTTGTCATTTTGTCCAAATCCACACTCATCAGAGCGCCCTGATCTGCTGATATTCTTGTATGAAACTGCCACACGAACCAGAGAACCAGCCCACTCCACCTCCCAGTAACAACGCTGAGGCAGACTCTCTCTGCTCAGAACCTGACTCCAACCAGTGAATCTGTCTGGGTGATTGGAATAACCCTGTTTGGATTTTGTAAGTGTTGCTTTTCTGTTCCCATCAGAAAGTGCGACCTCATTGTATGCTGTGTTTGGATCCAGAGTGATGTCACATGAGAATGTTAAGAACTGAGCTCTGGTCTTGGGCTCTGGCGACAGTAAAACCTCCACATGAGTCACCGCCTGTGTGATGTTGATCCACTTCTCTCTCAGAACTTCTTGTAGCTGATCTCTGACTTGTGTTACAGCCGCTGTCACATCCTCAAAGTATCTCAGAGGATGAAGGTCAGAGCTGAATGAGTCTGCAGATTGACTGATTTGTGACAGTGAGGGGTAGCTGCGTAGAAACTGGTTGTTGTCCTCCATGTGTGACAGCGTCTCCAGCTCAGCGTCTTTCCTCTCCAGCCCAGCGATCTCCTTCTCCAGCTTCTCCTGAAGCTCTTTGACTCGACTTACCTCAGCGTCCTGGCGGGATCGGACCTGCTGCTTCAGATCAGATCGTCTTTGCTCCATGAGACGGATCAGCTGGGTGAAGATCTTCTCAGCGTCCTCCACTGCTTTATCAGCGGAGCAATTGATAGCCTCCGCTTCCTGTTGGAGCAGCTTCACATCTTTCTGTCTGTCCTGGATTCTCTGCTGGATGTTGAGTCGACTCCCCTGgagctctctctgcctctcggCCCTCTCTGCCGCCGCTGTGACGGTGTCGTGGCCTTTATGTTCATCCACAGAGCAGACATAACAGATGGAGCGCTGATCAGTGCGACAGAACATCTTCATCACCTCATCGTGACGAGAGCAGACGTTCTCCTGGAGCTTCCTGGTCGGCTCCACCAGCTTGTGCTTTTCAAAGGCCGAAGATTTATGAGGCTGAAGGTGTTTCTCACAAAATGAGACCAAACACAGCAGACAGGACTTTTGGGCTTTCAGTTTCCTCCCGGTGCAGACGTCACAGGCCACATCTTCAGCTCCAGCATAGCAGTGATCATCAGGAGCAGCCAGGAGTCCGCtcttcttcatctcctccatTATGACTGCCAACATGTTGCTTTTCAGCATCACAGGCCTGGGTGTGAAGGTCTGCCTACACTGAgggcagctgtagctcttcttcTCCCCCTCTGTATCCCAGTGGCTTTTAATACAGCTCATGCAGTAGCTGTGTCCACAGGGAATAGTCACCGGCTCCTTCAGTAGATCCAGACAGATGGAGCAAGAGAAAGAGTCCCGGTCCAGCTCAGCTCCTTTCTGCGCCATTTCAGCCCTGGATGAGTTCTGCTTTCTCTAAAGTGAAACTACTCAGAGCTCTGATCTCAACAATGTAACAGTCGTTCTGCCTCTGTTGGTTTCTAACTTGTTAAAGACGACTGAGAGAAATCTGAGGAAGACTCACAGAGAAGCATTCGGAGCTGCAGATTATTATTTACAAGTAAGAGCACACAGTTCAGACATACAGCGCTGCTCCTCTTCCTGGAATGTGGATCAGCTTGATACCCCTCCCCCGTAGCTCACAGAGCGCCCCACTCTCTGCTTCCTGGTTCCCTCCCCTTTAGAGGATGAGCGTAACCAACATGTGGTGAACTGGCAGCCTCGTCTCAGTGACGGGAGTTTCAGCTCTGTTTgctgatctggatcatttggacTGACTCAGCTTTAGAACGGCTCTT
This window of the Cheilinus undulatus linkage group 11, ASM1832078v1, whole genome shotgun sequence genome carries:
- the LOC121518022 gene encoding tripartite motif-containing protein 16-like, whose translation is MAQKGAELDRDSFSCSICLDLLKEPVTIPCGHSYCMSCIKSHWDTEGEKKSYSCPQCRQTFTPRPVMLKSNMLAVIMEEMKKSGLLAAPDDHCYAGAEDVACDVCTGRKLKAQKSCLLCLVSFCEKHLQPHKSSAFEKHKLVEPTRKLQENVCSRHDEVMKMFCRTDQRSICYVCSVDEHKGHDTVTAAAERAERQRELQGSRLNIQQRIQDRQKDVKLLQQEAEAINCSADKAVEDAEKIFTQLIRLMEQRRSDLKQQVRSRQDAEVSRVKELQEKLEKEIAGLERKDAELETLSHMEDNNQFLRSYPSLSQISQSADSFSSDLHPLRYFEDVTAAVTQVRDQLQEVLREKWINITQAVTHVEVLLSPEPKTRAQFLTFSCDITLDPNTAYNEVALSDGNRKATLTKSKQGYSNHPDRFTGWSQVLSRESLPQRCYWEVEWAGSLVRVAVSYKNISRSGRSDECGFGQNDKSWRLDCYDNSYTFEHNKVRTPVSGPWSNRLGVYVDHRAGILSFYSVSETMTLLHRVQTTFTQPLHAGLWFGSYGVKAELCKLK